One genomic segment of Oncorhynchus mykiss isolate Arlee chromosome 10, USDA_OmykA_1.1, whole genome shotgun sequence includes these proteins:
- the LOC110533526 gene encoding junctional adhesion molecule 3B, whose amino-acid sequence MYGQTEHCIDSKMALTRLACILVLLSTHCYFNVLAVILKTTNDAPWANEFESIELSCLIESISTNDPRIEWKKIKDGEPSYVYFEKKISGDLEGRARIREPATLVITNATRSDSASYRCEVTAPIDQKTFDEILINLVIRVKPVVPKCAVPKSVPVGKAAELRCVEDEGFPKSQYQWFRNKEEIPDDPKTSPKFFNSSYMLNAETGTLKFSAVRKDDSGEYFCRAKNDAGHSECGPQTMEVYNINIAGIILGVLVVVVVLLCITVGICCAYKRGYFVSQKQTGNNYKAPAKGDGVDYVRTEDEGDFRHKSSFVI is encoded by the exons GTTACTTCAACGTGTTGGCAGTGATTCTGAAAACAACTAATGATGCGCCGTGGGCCAACGAGTTTGAAT CTATCGAATTGTCCTGTTTGATAGAGTCCATCTCCACAAACGACCCCAGAATCGAATGGAAGAAAATTAAGGATGGGGAGCCCAGTTATGTCTACTTTGAGAAGAAGATCTCAG GAGATTTGGAGGGCAGAGCAAGGATCAGAGAGCCTGCAACATTAGTGATAACCAATGCCACAAGATCAGACTCAGCCAGTTATCGTTGCGAAGTCACCGCCCCAATTGACCAGAAAACCTTTGATGAGATTTTGATCAACCTTGTCATAAGAG TGAAGCCAGTGGTGCCGAAATGTGCTGTCCCCAAATCGGTGCCTGTGGGGAAGGCGGCGGAGCTCCGCTGCGTGGAGGATGAAGGTTTCCCCAAGTCTCAATACCAGTGGTTCCGCAACAAGGAGGAGATCCCCGATGACCCCAAGACCAGCCCCAAGTTCTTCAACTCCTCCTACATGCTCAACGCCGAAACTGGAACCCTG AAATTCAGTGCTGTCAGAAAGGACGACTCAGGAGAGTACTTCTGCCGAGCAAAGAACGACGCGGGTCACTCAGAATGTGGACCGCAGACGATGGAAGTCT ATAACATCAATATTGCCGGGATCATCCTGGgagtgctggtggtggtggtggtgctattGTGTATAACAGTGGGCATCTGCTGTGCGTACAAGCGAGGCTACTTCGTCAGCCAGAAACAGACAGGAAACAA TTACAAAGCCCCAGCGAAAGGAGACGGAGTGGACTACGTCAGGACAGAGGACGAG GGCGACTTCCGACACAAATCTTCATTTGTCATCTGA